In Antechinus flavipes isolate AdamAnt ecotype Samford, QLD, Australia chromosome 3, AdamAnt_v2, whole genome shotgun sequence, a genomic segment contains:
- the LOC127557120 gene encoding probable E3 ubiquitin-protein ligase TRIML1 codes for MLQPHLLQKKMGLSTCDQHGEQEMFFCEEDQRPLCVSCLSAPEHKDHQVLPLETAADKCKKKLRERWNILQKKEEKFQTALDTLRRRKEQFTERTYTLKETTISEYGKIHQFLWDEEYQCLQNLEQQSRVNVVKLEEKEHELTQQIQNLQQVKFEVEENLDKMPLEMIQDMPGLACFTCLIYLTDWVTESAERAFSRAVREPLKPQPVQSAGEPFIREGDWLLSRNLQTLCITGKMLQTHLLQKKMGLSTCDPHGEQEIFFCEEDQRPLCESCLSAPEHKNHQVLPLETAADKCKKKLREIWSILQKKEQKFQIALDILRRRKAQFTERTYTLKETAFSEYGKIHQFLWDENYEYQKRLVKASRRNLLQVEETEIKLFQQIQKLQQVKFEVEENLDMMPLEMIQAVPDTLKKKEELGLQRSALPSISLPTCSITGMREMLMSFHRDITLDPESAHPHLILSEDLKRVQYGSICQDLPDNKERFDCVLGVLGAQKFTSGKHYWEVEVGDKTAWELGICKDSVRRKEKHAFSSEDAMTVTAFTSGNSFFFCTSDKNFLLRRPLHKVGIFFDYDKQQIAFYDLTYRCLIYSNSNMDLEGPLCPYFSPCLPNEKNTPGSLIICPKSPQ; via the exons ATGCTCCAACCTCACCTGCTGCAGAAAAAGATGGGCCTGAGCACCTGTGACCAACATGGAGAACAAGAGATGTTCTTCTGTGAGGAAGACCAGAGGCCCCTCTGTGTATCCTGCTTATCAGCCCCAGAGCACAAGGACCATCAAGTCCTTCCCTTGGAGACAGCTGCTGACAAGTGCAAGAAGAAGCTCCGGGAGAGATGGAACATCttacagaagaaagaagagaaatttcaaACTGCACTGGACACcttgagaagaagaaaggagcaaTTCACAGAGCGTACCTACACTTTGAAAGAGACAACTATTTCTGAATATGGCAAAATTCACCAATTTTTATGGGATGAAGAATATCAATGCCTGCAAAATCTGGAGCAGCAATCCAGAGTCAATGTGGTCAAACTGGAGGAGAAGGAGCATGAGCTGACCCAACAAATCCAGAATCTACAACAAGTGAAGTTTGAAGTAGAGGAGAATTTGGACAAGATGCCCTTGGAAATGATCCAGGATATGCCAG GTCTCGCTTGCTTCACCTGCCTCATCTACCTCACTGACTGGGTGACTGAGAGTGCAGAGAGGGCCTTCTCCAGGGCAGTGAGGGAGCCACTGAAACCTCAGCCTGTACAAAGTGCAGGGGAGCCATTCATTAGAGAAGGTGACTGGCTGCTGAGCAGGAACCTGCAGACTCTGTGCATCACTGGCAAGATGCTCCAAACTCACCTGCTGCAGAAAAAGATGGGCCTGAGCACCTGTGACCCACATGGAGAACAAGAGATATTCTTCTGTGAGGAAGACCAGAGGCCCCTCTGTGAATCCTGCTTATCAGCCCCAGAGCATAAGAACCACCAAGTCCTTCCCTTGGAGACAGCTGCTGATAAGTGTAAGAAGAAGCTCCGGGAGATATGGAGCATCTTacagaagaaagaacagaaatttCAAATTGCACTGGATATTTTGAGAAGAAGAAAGGCACAATTCACAGAGCGTACCTACACTTTGAAAGAGACAGCTTTTTCTGAATATGGCAAAATTCACCAATTCTTATGGGATGAAAATTATGAATACCAAAAAAGATTGGTGAAGGCATCCAGAAGGAACCTGCTCCAAGTAGAAGAGACTGAGATCAAGCTGTTCCAACAAATACAAAAGCTGCAACAAGTGAAGTTTGAAGTAGAAGAGAATTTGGACATGATGCCCTTGGAAATGATCCAAGCTGTGCCAGacactttgaaaaaaaaggaagaacttggACTCCAAAGATCAGCACttccttccatttccttgccTACCTGCTCCATTACAGGCATGCGAGAAATGCTCATGAGTTTCCACAGGGATATAACTCTTGATCCTGAATCAGCCCATCCTCATCTCATCCTGTCTGAGGATTTGAAGAGGGTCCAGTATGGAAGCATCTGTCAAGACCTGCCTGACAACAAAGAGAGATTTGACTGTGTTCTTGGGGTTTTAGGAGCCCAGAAATTCACCTCAGGAAAACACTATTGGGAAGTGGAGGTGGGAGACAAGACAGCATGGGAATTGGGCATCTGTAAAGATTCAGtcaggagaaaagagaaacatgCTTTCTCATCTGAGGATGCAATGACCGTCACAGCATTCACATCTGGaaatagtttcttcttctgtacttCAGACAAGAACTTTCTACTGCGCCGACCTCTGCACAAAGTGGGcattttttttgattatgacaAACAACAAATAGCATTTTATGATCTTACATACAGATGCCTTATCTACAGTAACTCAAATATGGATTTGGAAGGGCCTCTTTGCCCTTATTTCTCTCCTTGCCTTCCCAATGAGAAAAACACCCCTGGTTCACTTATCATTTGCCCCAAGAGTCCACAGTAG
- the LOC127557121 gene encoding probable E3 ubiquitin-protein ligase TRIML1: MLQPHLLQKKMGLSTCDQHGEQEMFFCEEDQRPLCVSCLSAPEHKDHQVLSLETAADKCKKKLRERWNILQKKEEKFQTALDTLRRRKEQFTERTYTLKETTISEYGKIHQFLWDEEYQCLQNLEQQSRVNVVKLEEKEHELTQQIQNLQQVKFEVEENLDKMPLEMIQDMPGTLKKKEELLLKKPVLSYIFWPTCPVRGMREILMSFHRDITFDPESAHPHLVLSEDLKRVQYGSIYQDLPDNKEGFESGLVVLGAQKFSSGKHYWEVEMGDKTAWELGICKDSVRRKGLISSSSEDVSTLIGFTSGNEFFLWNSEMGCLCSSPLDKVGIFLDYEMRYLAFYDVLDRSLIHSLSNIDFEEPLRPYFCAFLLNDESTLGSLKICPKSPYARWSIIRQGDWLLSRNLQTLCITGKMLQPHLLQKKMGLSTCDQHGEQEMFFCEEDQRPLCVSCLSAPEHKDHQVLSLETAADKCKKKLRERWNILQKKEEKFQTALDTLRRRKEQFTERTYTLKETTISEYGKIHQFLWDEEYQCLQNLEQQSRVNVVKLEEKEHELTQQIQNLQQVKFEVEENLDKMPLEMIQDMPGTLKKKEELLLKKPVLSYIFWPTCPVRGMREILMSFHRDITFDPESAHPHLVLSEDLKRVQYGSIYQDLPDNKEGFESGLVVLGAQKFSSGKHYWEVEMGDKTAWELGICKDSVRRKGLISSSSEDVSTLIGFTSGKEFFLWNSEMGCLCSSPLDKVGIFLDYEMRYLAFYDVLDRSLIHSLSNIDFEEPLRPYFCAFLLNDESTLGSLKICPKSP; the protein is encoded by the exons ATGCTCCAACCTCACCTGCTGCAGAAAAAGATGGGCCTGAGCACCTGTGACCAACATGGAGAACAAGAGATGTTCTTCTGTGAGGAAGACCAGAGGCCCCTCTGTGTATCCTGCTTATCAGCCCCAGAGCACAAGGACCATCAAGTCCTTTCCTTGGAGACAGCTGCTGACAAGTGCAAGAAGAAGCTCCGGGAGAGATGGAACATCttacagaagaaagaagagaaatttcaaACTGCACTGGACACcttgagaagaagaaaggagcaaTTCACAGAGCGTACCTACACTTTGAAAGAGACAACTATTTCTGAATATGGCAAAATTCACCAATTTTTATGGGATGAAGAATATCAATGCCTGCAAAATCTGGAGCAGCAATCCAGAGTCAATGTGGTCAAACTGGAGGAGAAGGAGCATGAGCTGACCCAACAAATCCAGAATCTACAACAAGTGAAGTTTGAAGTAGAGGAGAATTTGGACAAGATGCCCTTGGAAATGATCCAGGATATGCCAGGCActttgaaaaagaaggaagagctcCTATTGAAAAAACCAGTGCTTTCTTACATTTTCTGGCCTACCTGCCCTGTCAGAGGCATGAGAGAAATCCTCATGAGTTTCCACAGGGATATAACTTTTGATCCTGAATCAGCCCATCCTCATCTCGTCCTATCTGAGGATTTGAAGAGGGTCCAGTATGGAAGCATCTATCAAGACCTGCCTGACAACAAAGAGGGATTTGAGTCTGGTCTTGTGGTTCTGGGAGCACAGAAATTCTCCTCTGGCAAACACTATTGGGAAGTGGAGATGGGAGACAAGACAGCGTGGGAATTGGGCATCTGTAAAGATTCAGTCAGGAGAAAGGGGCTGATCTCCTCCTCATCTGAGGATGTAAGTACCCTCATCGGCTTCACATCTGGAAATGAATTCTTCCTCTGGAATTCAGAAATGGGCTGTCTATGCAGCTCGCCTCTGGACAAAGTGGGCATTTTTCTAGATTATGAAATGAGGTATCTAGCATTTTATGATGTCCTAGATAGATCCCTGATCCACAGTCTCTCAAACATAGATTTTGAAGAGCCTCTTCGCCCTTACTTCTGTGCTTTCCTTTTAAATGATGAGAGCACCCTTGGTTCACTCAAAATTTGCCCCAAGAGTCCATA TGCAAGGTGGTCAATCATTAGACAAGGCGACTGGCTGCTGAGCAGGAACCTGCAGACTCTGTGCATCACTGGCAAGATGCTCCAACCTCACCTGCTGCAGAAAAAGATGGGCCTGAGCACCTGTGACCAACATGGAGAACAAGAGATGTTCTTCTGTGAGGAAGACCAGAGGCCCCTCTGTGTATCCTGCTTATCAGCCCCAGAGCACAAGGACCATCAAGTCCTTTCCTTGGAGACAGCTGCTGACAAGTGCAAGAAGAAGCTCCGGGAGAGATGGAACATCttacagaagaaagaagagaaatttcaaACTGCACTGGACACcttgagaagaagaaaggagcaaTTCACAGAGCGTACCTACACTTTGAAAGAGACAACTATTTCTGAATATGGCAAAATTCACCAATTTTTATGGGATGAAGAATATCAATGCCTGCAAAATCTGGAGCAGCAATCCAGAGTCAATGTGGTCAAACTGGAGGAGAAGGAGCATGAGCTGACCCAACAAATCCAGAATCTACAACAAGTGAAGTTTGAAGTAGAGGAGAATTTGGACAAGATGCCCTTGGAAATGATCCAGGATATGCCAGGCActttgaaaaagaaggaagagctcCTATTGAAAAAACCAGTGCTTTCTTACATTTTCTGGCCTACCTGCCCTGTCAGAGGCATGAGAGAAATCCTCATGAGTTTCCACAGGGATATAACTTTTGATCCTGAATCAGCCCATCCTCATCTCGTCCTATCTGAGGATTTGAAGAGGGTCCAGTATGGAAGCATTTATCAAGACCTGCCTGACAACAAAGAGGGATTTGAGTCTGGTCTTGTGGTTCTGGGAGCACAGAAATTCTCCTCTGGCAAACACTATTGGGAAGTGGAGATGGGAGACAAGACAGCGTGGGAATTGGGCATCTGTAAAGATTCAGTCAGGAGAAAGGGGCTGATCTCCTCCTCATCTGAGGATGTAAGTACCCTCATCGGCTTCACATCCGGAAAGGAATTCTTCCTCTGGAATTCAGAAATGGGCTGTTTATGCAGCTCGCCTCTGGACAAAGTGGGCATTTTTCTAGATTATGAAATGAGGTATCTAGCATTTTATGATGTCCTAGATAGATCCCTGATCCACAGTCTCTCAAACATAGATTTTGAAGAGCCTCTTCGCCCTTACTTCTGTGCTTTCCTTTTAAATGATGAGAGCACCCTTGGTTCACTCAAAATTTGCCCCAAGAGTCCATAG